In Bacteroidia bacterium, the following proteins share a genomic window:
- the ubiE gene encoding bifunctional demethylmenaquinone methyltransferase/2-methoxy-6-polyprenyl-1,4-benzoquinol methylase UbiE: protein MSVVLPYKESDLNKKKQVEQMFDNIAHRYDFLNRILSFGIDKGWRKKVVKLLSVSNPKLVLDMATGTADLALELSKIKGVTIKGVDLSEGMLEIGKKKVINKGLQGSIELLHGDSERILFNDLTFDAATVAFGVRNFENLEQGLTELARVLKPGGKLFVLEFSKPSSFPYKQVYNFYFKNILPTVGKFFSNDSSAYTYLPDSVNAFPDGENFAAIMEKCGFTSIERYPLTFGIATIYVGLKPLG, encoded by the coding sequence ATGTCTGTTGTTCTGCCATACAAAGAGTCTGACCTCAATAAAAAGAAACAGGTAGAGCAAATGTTCGACAACATTGCTCATCGCTACGATTTTTTAAACCGAATTTTGTCTTTTGGTATCGATAAAGGGTGGAGAAAGAAAGTAGTTAAACTCCTGTCTGTTTCAAACCCTAAACTGGTGCTCGATATGGCAACCGGAACCGCCGATTTGGCCTTGGAACTTAGCAAAATCAAAGGAGTTACCATCAAAGGTGTAGATCTGTCGGAAGGAATGCTTGAAATAGGTAAGAAAAAGGTTATTAATAAAGGGTTACAAGGTAGTATTGAACTGCTCCATGGCGATTCTGAACGTATTTTGTTTAATGACCTTACCTTCGATGCGGCAACTGTTGCCTTTGGTGTTAGAAATTTTGAAAACCTGGAACAAGGATTAACAGAACTAGCCCGAGTGCTCAAACCGGGTGGGAAATTGTTTGTGCTCGAATTTTCAAAACCTTCTTCCTTTCCTTATAAACAGGTCTATAATTTCTACTTTAAAAATATTTTGCCTACCGTAGGTAAGTTCTTTTCCAACGATAGCTCGGCATATACTTACTTACCTGATTCCGTAAACGCTTTTCCCGATGGAGAAAATTTTGCAGCAATTATGGAAAAATGCGGCTTCACTTCCATTGAAAGATATCCTCTAACCTTTGGAATTGCTACAATATATGTAGGATTAAAGCCGTTAGGATGA